In the genome of Cygnus olor isolate bCygOlo1 chromosome Z, bCygOlo1.pri.v2, whole genome shotgun sequence, one region contains:
- the SLC49A3 gene encoding solute carrier family 49 member A3 isoform X2 — translation MSSKLWLTFAPVADKTAAYFHISLEMVNWLSIVYLLISIPFGLVATWVLDSVGLRCAVILSAWLNMTGSIIRMFSVMKFMSLGSQNYWYLFVGQCLCALAQPLVIFSPTKLAALWFPDHQRATANMISSMSNPLGILIANVLSPILVPEGKHIPLMLGVYAIPALTACALATVGIHEKVPPTPPSASATNSTSQPFLTGLKMLLRNKPYIILAVCFGGGIGMFTCFSALLEQILCEKGYSNVFAGLNGALFTVFGLLGAFLLGLYVDRTRNFIESTKICFCLSALASIVFAVASRFRGQAIALAIASSVFGFFGFAIYPIAMELAVECSYPVGEGTSTGLIFVASQIEGVILMILLQALTVRISEDPSSTCALDQDGALDWTTPVLVLAGLCSAMACFYVIFFHTDYKRLHAETNSDLVRTEDTESADVPEA, via the exons ATGAGCTCGAAG ctgtggctgACCTTTGCTCCTGTGGCTGACAAGACAGCTGCCTACTTCCACATTTCTCTGGAGATGGTCAACTGGCTCTCAATAGTGTACCTGCTCATCTCGATCCCATTTGGTCTGGTGGCAACATGGGTTCTCGACAGCGTGGGTCTCAGATGCGCC gtGATCCTGAGTGCGTGGCTGAACATGACGGGTAGCATCATCCGGATGTTCAGTGTCATGAAGTTCATGAGCTTGGGCTCCCAGAATTACTGGTACCTGTTTGTTGGTCAGTGCCTCTGCGCACTGGCTCAGCCCCTTGTCATCTTTTCACCGACAAAGCTGGCAGCGCTATGGTTCCCGGACCACCAGAGAGCAACAGCAAACAtgatctcatcaatgt ccaaTCCCTTGGGTATTCTCATAGCAAACGTGCTGTCACCTATACTAGTTCCTGAAGGAAAGCACATCCCATTAATG CTGGGTGTTTATGCCATCCCAGCGCTAACAGCCTGTGCTCTAGCAACTGTGGGGATTCATGAGAAAGTTCCTCCGACACCTCCTTCGGCCAGCGCCACCAACTCCACCTCTCAGCCATTCCTCACAGGGCTCAAAATG CTCCTGAGAAACAAGCCGTACATCATCCTGGCAGTATGCTTTGGAGGAGGAATTGGGATGTTTACCTGCTTTTCGGCTCTACTAGAACAAATCCTTTGTGAAAAGGGTTATTCAAAT GTATTTGCCGGCCTGAATGGTGCACTGTTCACAGTCTTTGGTTTGTTGGGAGCCTTCCTGCTAGGACTGTATGTTGACCGGACGAGGAATTTTATAGAGTCCACCAAGATCTGTTTCTGTCTGAGCGCGCTTGCCAGCATCGTGTTCGCAGTG GCATCTCGGTTCAGAGGTCAGGCCATCGCTTTGGCCATCGCCAGCTCAGTCTTTGGTTTCTTTGGTTTTGCCATCTACCCCATTGCCATGGAGCTGGCTGTGGAGTGCTCCTACCCTGTGGGAGAAGGCACATCTACAGGACTGATTTTCGTTGCAAG CCAGATTGAAGGTGTGATTTTAATGATTCTGCTACAAGCCCTCACCGTGCGTATTTCTGAGGACCCATCCTCCACCTGCGCCCTTGACCAGGATGGAGCCCTGGACTGGACAA CTCcagtgctggtgctggctggcCTCTGCAGTGCCATGGCTTGTTTCTACGTCATCTTCTTCCACACAGACTACAAGCGGCTCCATGCTGAGACAAACAGCGATTTGGTCAGGACAGAAGATACAGAATCAGCAGATGTTCCTGAAGCCTAA
- the SLC49A3 gene encoding solute carrier family 49 member A3 isoform X1, with translation MEQDEASGLLPERGLSRLSRFKAYRRRWFLLVVVCLLNCSNAMLWLTFAPVADKTAAYFHISLEMVNWLSIVYLLISIPFGLVATWVLDSVGLRCAVILSAWLNMTGSIIRMFSVMKFMSLGSQNYWYLFVGQCLCALAQPLVIFSPTKLAALWFPDHQRATANMISSMSNPLGILIANVLSPILVPEGKHIPLMLGVYAIPALTACALATVGIHEKVPPTPPSASATNSTSQPFLTGLKMLLRNKPYIILAVCFGGGIGMFTCFSALLEQILCEKGYSNVFAGLNGALFTVFGLLGAFLLGLYVDRTRNFIESTKICFCLSALASIVFAVASRFRGQAIALAIASSVFGFFGFAIYPIAMELAVECSYPVGEGTSTGLIFVASQIEGVILMILLQALTVRISEDPSSTCALDQDGALDWTTPVLVLAGLCSAMACFYVIFFHTDYKRLHAETNSDLVRTEDTESADVPEA, from the exons ATGGAGCAGGACGAGGCGTCCGGCCTGCTGCCGGAGCGCGGCCTGTCGCGGCTGTCCCGCTTCAAGGCGTACCGGCGGCGGTGGttcctgctggtggtggtgtgcCTGCTCAACTGCTCCAACGCCATG ctgtggctgACCTTTGCTCCTGTGGCTGACAAGACAGCTGCCTACTTCCACATTTCTCTGGAGATGGTCAACTGGCTCTCAATAGTGTACCTGCTCATCTCGATCCCATTTGGTCTGGTGGCAACATGGGTTCTCGACAGCGTGGGTCTCAGATGCGCC gtGATCCTGAGTGCGTGGCTGAACATGACGGGTAGCATCATCCGGATGTTCAGTGTCATGAAGTTCATGAGCTTGGGCTCCCAGAATTACTGGTACCTGTTTGTTGGTCAGTGCCTCTGCGCACTGGCTCAGCCCCTTGTCATCTTTTCACCGACAAAGCTGGCAGCGCTATGGTTCCCGGACCACCAGAGAGCAACAGCAAACAtgatctcatcaatgt ccaaTCCCTTGGGTATTCTCATAGCAAACGTGCTGTCACCTATACTAGTTCCTGAAGGAAAGCACATCCCATTAATG CTGGGTGTTTATGCCATCCCAGCGCTAACAGCCTGTGCTCTAGCAACTGTGGGGATTCATGAGAAAGTTCCTCCGACACCTCCTTCGGCCAGCGCCACCAACTCCACCTCTCAGCCATTCCTCACAGGGCTCAAAATG CTCCTGAGAAACAAGCCGTACATCATCCTGGCAGTATGCTTTGGAGGAGGAATTGGGATGTTTACCTGCTTTTCGGCTCTACTAGAACAAATCCTTTGTGAAAAGGGTTATTCAAAT GTATTTGCCGGCCTGAATGGTGCACTGTTCACAGTCTTTGGTTTGTTGGGAGCCTTCCTGCTAGGACTGTATGTTGACCGGACGAGGAATTTTATAGAGTCCACCAAGATCTGTTTCTGTCTGAGCGCGCTTGCCAGCATCGTGTTCGCAGTG GCATCTCGGTTCAGAGGTCAGGCCATCGCTTTGGCCATCGCCAGCTCAGTCTTTGGTTTCTTTGGTTTTGCCATCTACCCCATTGCCATGGAGCTGGCTGTGGAGTGCTCCTACCCTGTGGGAGAAGGCACATCTACAGGACTGATTTTCGTTGCAAG CCAGATTGAAGGTGTGATTTTAATGATTCTGCTACAAGCCCTCACCGTGCGTATTTCTGAGGACCCATCCTCCACCTGCGCCCTTGACCAGGATGGAGCCCTGGACTGGACAA CTCcagtgctggtgctggctggcCTCTGCAGTGCCATGGCTTGTTTCTACGTCATCTTCTTCCACACAGACTACAAGCGGCTCCATGCTGAGACAAACAGCGATTTGGTCAGGACAGAAGATACAGAATCAGCAGATGTTCCTGAAGCCTAA